A genomic segment from Vicinamibacterales bacterium encodes:
- a CDS encoding PQQ-binding-like beta-propeller repeat protein, with protein MHHSQHCRRTARQIVCTCVFALLLASPYQAAGQGADAVRMIVPDGEAQNYWPRWRGPSGQGLVEGTGYPDTWSDTENVIWRVEVPGEGASSPIIWADQIFLTTADDRVGTVSVVSFRRSDGERLWQTEVPDTTGEHIHQKNTHASATVTTDGHLVYASFGSKGLVAMDFDGRLVWHRSFGTISNYHGTAGSPLLYKNTIILYQDHSGGSQGGAFVAAFDKQSGEPVWRTSRRASVGWGSPIAIHTGERDELIVSSQRRVQAYNPNTGVELWNCGGNLFEVIPTPVVGHGMVFCSSGRAGPTLAILPGGSGDVTATHVVWKSPKGSPFVPSPLLSGNRLYLVNDMASIVTCFDARRGVVLWQGRLGRATREGFSASPVAVDGKVFITNDLGETFVIRDASEFEILHVNELHAKTLASPALVDGRWYFRTNRELLSIGN; from the coding sequence ATGCATCATTCCCAACACTGTCGGCGCACCGCACGTCAAATCGTGTGCACGTGCGTTTTCGCACTGTTACTGGCCAGTCCGTATCAAGCTGCTGGCCAAGGGGCTGACGCGGTCCGGATGATCGTTCCCGACGGCGAAGCCCAAAACTACTGGCCACGCTGGCGGGGCCCATCGGGTCAGGGGTTAGTGGAGGGAACCGGTTATCCCGACACGTGGTCCGACACAGAGAACGTCATCTGGAGAGTGGAAGTGCCGGGTGAGGGCGCTTCCTCGCCCATTATTTGGGCCGACCAAATTTTCCTGACCACCGCGGACGACCGCGTCGGGACGGTATCAGTGGTGAGCTTCCGCCGGTCCGATGGCGAACGACTCTGGCAAACCGAGGTACCGGACACAACCGGTGAACACATCCACCAAAAAAACACCCACGCATCGGCCACGGTCACCACGGACGGACACCTGGTCTACGCGTCGTTCGGTAGTAAAGGACTCGTCGCTATGGATTTCGATGGGCGCCTCGTCTGGCACCGCTCATTTGGAACAATTAGCAACTATCACGGCACGGCCGGCTCTCCCCTTCTCTACAAAAACACAATCATCCTTTACCAAGACCACAGCGGCGGTTCACAGGGGGGAGCATTTGTTGCGGCTTTCGACAAACAGTCGGGAGAGCCGGTCTGGCGTACCTCCCGCCGTGCAAGCGTCGGTTGGGGCTCACCAATTGCCATCCACACTGGTGAGCGTGATGAATTAATCGTCAGCAGTCAGCGCCGCGTCCAAGCCTACAATCCAAATACTGGTGTGGAACTTTGGAATTGCGGAGGCAATCTCTTTGAAGTGATCCCAACCCCAGTCGTTGGCCACGGCATGGTGTTTTGCTCCTCTGGCCGCGCTGGTCCAACCCTCGCAATCCTGCCTGGCGGCAGTGGCGATGTTACGGCTACGCACGTGGTGTGGAAAAGTCCAAAGGGGTCCCCGTTTGTCCCCTCACCGCTTTTGTCCGGCAATCGACTCTACCTCGTGAATGACATGGCGAGCATTGTGACCTGTTTCGACGCTCGCCGCGGTGTGGTGCTCTGGCAAGGCCGCCTCGGCCGCGCCACCCGCGAGGGCTTCTCCGCTTCACCGGTGGCCGTGGATGGAAAAGTCTTCATTACAAATGACCTTGGGGAGACGTTCGTCATACGCGATGCCTCGGAATTCGAAATACTCCACGTGAACGAACTGCACGCGAAGACCCTCGCGTCACCAGCATTGGTTGATGGACGGTGGTACTTTCGGACCAACCGTGAGCTCCTTTCGATCGGGAACTAA